One window from the genome of Desulfovibrio psychrotolerans encodes:
- the fdhF gene encoding formate dehydrogenase subunit alpha, with translation MDNMLTLNGTACDFVPGETILDVARRNHVDIPILCHLKGASPTGACRLCVVEVRGARTLVAACAAPAGAGMDVLTESPRVVRARRMNLELLLASGPHDCLLCPASGDCTLQALAFRYNAGGKTFARRGEAGRHHEPSERDRGAERGRAAERRTPDTSNPFLIRDFSKCVLCGRCVQACKDVQVNEAIDYGYRGAQTKIITRNDLPLGQSDCVFCGECLQVCPVGAITLKDARSRPRLCETTAVRTTCAYCGVGCQMNLHVRDNVVHMVTGAEGVPNHSSLCVKGRFGMEFIASPDRLTTPLVRRDGVLTPATWDEALDAVAEGLGRIRREQGPDAVGVLASARCTNEENYLLQKFARAVVGTNNVDHCARHUHSPTVAGLAAAFGSGAATNPIDDVARADVVLLAGSNLSENHPVMAAAVKRAMKTGTRLIVADPRRVDMARRAHVWLRPAPGTDTAWILGMAHVILAEGLHDAAYIAARTEGAEAFFASVGAYTPERVEAISGIPAQRLTEAARLYASGRAAILYCMGITQHVGGTETVKALANLAMLCGNVGREGGGVNPLRGQNNVQGACDMGGLPDKLPGYRSVSDAAARRCLEEAWGTVLPDTPGMTSRDMFRAMEQGRLKGLYLVGENPMLSHANLNHAEACLDALDFLVVQDIFLTETARRAHVVLPAACFAEKDGTFTNTERRVQRVRKAVRAPGDAWEDWRIVCALASRMGYPMGYASCAEIMREIAAVVPLYAGIRHARLEGGGIQWPCPDVRHPGTPILHTREFTRGKGQFHAVAWVPPAEVPDADYPLILTTGRVLFQYHTGTMTRRARGLSRQEPAPFVEIAPQDAQRVGVVQGGMVRVVSRRGEIEVAVRISSKAVEGTVFVPFHFAEAAANRLTSDAADPVAGISEFKVCAVRLTAIQAL, from the coding sequence ATGGACAACATGCTGACTTTGAACGGCACCGCGTGCGACTTTGTTCCCGGTGAGACCATTCTGGACGTTGCGCGGCGGAACCATGTGGATATTCCCATCCTGTGCCATCTGAAAGGGGCTTCTCCCACGGGGGCGTGCCGCCTGTGCGTGGTGGAGGTGCGGGGGGCACGCACGCTGGTGGCTGCCTGCGCCGCTCCTGCCGGGGCGGGTATGGACGTGCTTACGGAGTCGCCCCGCGTGGTGCGGGCGCGGCGCATGAATCTGGAGCTGCTGCTGGCCTCCGGGCCGCATGACTGCCTGCTGTGCCCTGCTTCCGGCGACTGTACGTTGCAGGCGCTAGCCTTCCGGTATAACGCGGGCGGCAAAACCTTTGCGCGGCGCGGGGAGGCGGGAAGGCATCATGAGCCTTCAGAGCGGGACAGGGGGGCGGAGCGTGGCAGAGCGGCTGAGCGGCGCACGCCGGATACGTCCAATCCCTTTCTCATCCGCGATTTTTCCAAGTGCGTGCTGTGCGGCCGCTGCGTGCAGGCCTGCAAGGACGTGCAGGTGAACGAGGCCATTGATTACGGCTACCGGGGGGCACAGACCAAGATCATTACCCGTAACGACCTGCCGCTGGGGCAGTCTGACTGCGTGTTTTGCGGGGAGTGCCTGCAGGTGTGCCCCGTGGGAGCCATAACGCTGAAGGACGCGCGGTCCAGACCGCGCCTGTGCGAAACCACGGCGGTGCGCACCACCTGCGCCTACTGCGGCGTGGGATGCCAGATGAACCTGCATGTGCGGGACAACGTGGTGCATATGGTCACGGGGGCAGAGGGCGTTCCCAACCACAGCAGCCTGTGCGTGAAAGGGCGGTTCGGCATGGAGTTTATCGCATCGCCGGACAGGCTGACCACGCCGCTGGTGCGCCGGGATGGCGTGCTCACGCCCGCCACGTGGGATGAGGCGCTGGATGCCGTGGCAGAGGGGCTTGGCCGCATACGCCGGGAGCAAGGGCCGGATGCGGTGGGCGTGCTGGCTTCGGCCCGGTGCACCAACGAGGAAAACTACCTGTTGCAGAAGTTCGCCCGTGCCGTGGTGGGCACCAACAACGTGGACCACTGCGCGCGGCACTGACACTCCCCCACGGTGGCCGGTCTGGCCGCCGCCTTCGGAAGCGGTGCTGCAACCAATCCCATAGACGACGTGGCCCGGGCGGATGTGGTGCTGCTGGCCGGTTCCAATCTGTCGGAGAATCATCCGGTGATGGCGGCGGCGGTAAAGCGGGCGATGAAGACCGGGACGCGCCTTATCGTGGCGGACCCGCGCAGGGTGGACATGGCCCGCCGCGCCCATGTGTGGCTGCGGCCCGCGCCGGGAACAGACACTGCGTGGATTCTGGGCATGGCCCACGTTATTCTGGCAGAAGGGCTGCACGATGCCGCATACATTGCCGCCCGCACGGAAGGGGCGGAGGCGTTTTTCGCAAGCGTGGGGGCATACACACCGGAAAGGGTGGAGGCCATCAGCGGCATTCCGGCACAGCGCCTTACGGAGGCTGCACGGCTGTATGCGTCCGGCAGGGCGGCCATTCTGTACTGCATGGGCATAACGCAGCATGTGGGCGGCACGGAAACGGTGAAGGCTCTGGCCAACCTTGCCATGCTCTGCGGCAATGTGGGGCGCGAGGGCGGCGGGGTGAATCCCCTGCGCGGGCAGAACAACGTGCAGGGCGCGTGCGATATGGGCGGCCTGCCGGACAAGCTGCCGGGTTACCGTTCCGTGAGCGATGCTGCGGCACGGCGGTGTCTGGAAGAGGCGTGGGGCACGGTGCTGCCGGACACGCCGGGCATGACCTCGCGCGATATGTTCCGCGCCATGGAGCAGGGACGGCTGAAGGGGCTGTATCTGGTGGGTGAGAATCCCATGCTCTCTCACGCCAATCTAAACCACGCGGAAGCGTGCCTTGATGCGCTGGATTTTCTGGTGGTGCAGGATATCTTTCTTACGGAAACGGCACGCCGGGCGCACGTGGTGCTGCCCGCTGCCTGCTTTGCGGAGAAGGACGGCACCTTTACCAATACCGAACGCCGCGTGCAGCGGGTGCGCAAGGCTGTGCGCGCGCCGGGAGACGCATGGGAGGATTGGCGGATAGTATGCGCCCTTGCTTCTCGCATGGGCTACCCCATGGGCTATGCGTCCTGCGCTGAGATTATGCGGGAGATTGCCGCCGTGGTGCCTTTGTACGCGGGGATTCGCCATGCACGGCTGGAAGGCGGGGGGATTCAGTGGCCCTGCCCGGACGTGCGGCATCCCGGTACGCCCATTCTGCACACGCGGGAATTCACGCGGGGGAAAGGGCAGTTCCACGCTGTTGCGTGGGTGCCGCCCGCAGAGGTGCCGGATGCGGATTATCCGCTCATCCTCACCACGGGGCGGGTGCTTTTTCAGTACCATACCGGCACCATGACCCGGCGGGCACGGGGGCTTTCGCGGCAGGAGCCTGCCCCCTTTGTGGAGATTGCGCCACAGGACGCGCAGCGGGTGGGGGTGGTGCAGGGCGGCATGGTGCGGGTGGTATCGCGCCGGGGAGAGATAGAGGTGGCGGTGCGCATTTCATCCAAGGCAGTGGAAGGCACGGTGTTTGTTCCCTTCCATTTTGCGGAGGCGGCGGCAAACCGCCTGACCAGCGATGCGGCGGACCCTGTGGCGGGCATAAGCGAATTTAAGGTCTGCGCGGTGCGTCTTACGGCAATTCAGGCTTTGTAG
- a CDS encoding Lrp/AsnC family transcriptional regulator, which yields MKIDKLSFQIAGQLLDGRKSYREIAQELSVAENTVRSRINKMQADGVMDIVGRLDIEKLPGHTIVYTGVRLSERDLFSKCQELSELKGVISSAVVTGRFDIILTLLLREGFGLLEFYSNEMSKVDGILSVESFVVYKGTRMMAPYILDPDTLPE from the coding sequence GTGAAAATCGACAAGCTGAGCTTCCAGATTGCGGGGCAGCTGCTTGACGGGCGCAAGTCCTACAGGGAGATCGCACAGGAGCTTTCCGTTGCGGAAAACACCGTGCGTTCGCGCATCAACAAGATGCAGGCAGACGGCGTGATGGACATAGTGGGTCGGCTGGATATCGAAAAATTGCCCGGGCACACCATCGTGTACACGGGCGTGCGCCTCAGCGAGCGCGATCTGTTTTCAAAATGTCAGGAGCTGAGCGAACTGAAGGGCGTCATCTCGTCCGCCGTGGTCACGGGACGGTTCGACATCATCCTCACCCTGCTGCTGCGGGAAGGATTCGGTCTGCTGGAATTCTATTCCAACGAAATGTCCAAGGTAGACGGCATCCTCTCCGTAGAGAGCTTTGTGGTTTACAAGGGCACCCGCATGATGGCTCCCTATATCCTCGACCCCGACACTCTGCCGGAATAA
- a CDS encoding LeuA family protein: MSPDAGGTMRTEIFRQTERLPATPPALLDTTLREGEQSFGVYLDMNAKRHIIKTLYAAGIEEMELGYAGQESLPQLLQHTRRAAPNMPCTVWCRCREEDIHAVAALGVTRISIGVPVSHAHIVTRLRTTEEALLARLESVLRLARTCGIGFVSLGLEDCSRAAPQTALRMALHGVTHGAARIRLSDTVGILTPMQTAELVRFFRRHLPAHVRLATHFHNDFGMATANAITALASGADSTDVSILGLGERAGIARLEEVAAARVLTGEAHNAAGTQGAHSRSDASPQYNLAALRTLAHTVAGLTSMPLARNLPVIGADIFSVESGIHADGMHKSPELFEPYAPELVQGSRSIRLGRKSGAAAVAHAARNAGWCLSRHAVNELVARVRALSDRCNRALTDAEFRNLCHQVHTQAPDNANTAPHRAH, encoded by the coding sequence ATGTCCCCGGATGCAGGAGGCACCATGCGCACAGAAATATTCCGGCAGACCGAACGGCTGCCCGCCACCCCTCCCGCCCTGCTGGACACCACCCTGCGCGAGGGTGAACAGTCTTTCGGCGTCTATCTGGATATGAATGCCAAACGGCACATCATAAAAACGCTGTACGCCGCAGGCATAGAAGAAATGGAACTGGGCTATGCGGGACAGGAGAGCCTGCCGCAGCTTCTCCAGCACACCCGGCGCGCAGCCCCGAATATGCCCTGCACCGTCTGGTGCCGCTGCCGCGAGGAAGACATCCACGCCGTTGCCGCGCTGGGGGTCACACGCATCAGCATAGGCGTGCCCGTATCGCACGCGCACATTGTCACCCGCCTGCGCACAACGGAAGAAGCCCTGCTCGCCCGTCTGGAATCCGTGCTGCGTCTGGCCCGCACCTGCGGCATCGGCTTTGTCTCGCTGGGTCTGGAAGACTGCTCCCGCGCCGCGCCGCAGACAGCCCTGCGCATGGCACTGCACGGGGTGACGCACGGGGCGGCGCGTATCCGCCTCTCAGACACCGTAGGTATTCTCACGCCTATGCAGACGGCTGAACTGGTACGGTTCTTCCGCCGCCACCTGCCCGCGCACGTGCGTCTTGCCACCCACTTTCACAATGATTTCGGCATGGCCACGGCCAACGCCATAACCGCCCTTGCCAGTGGCGCGGACAGCACAGACGTTTCCATTCTGGGACTGGGGGAACGGGCAGGCATTGCCCGGCTGGAAGAGGTTGCCGCCGCCCGCGTCCTGACAGGCGAAGCGCATAATGCGGCCGGCACACAGGGAGCGCACAGCCGGTCCGATGCCTCCCCGCAGTACAACCTTGCCGCCCTGCGCACGCTGGCGCACACGGTAGCCGGGCTGACGAGCATGCCCCTCGCCCGCAACCTTCCGGTCATAGGTGCCGATATCTTTTCCGTAGAAAGCGGCATCCATGCGGACGGCATGCACAAATCGCCCGAACTTTTCGAGCCGTATGCTCCGGAACTGGTGCAGGGCTCACGCTCCATCCGGCTCGGGCGCAAATCAGGAGCCGCCGCCGTTGCCCATGCGGCCCGCAACGCGGGGTGGTGCCTTTCCCGACATGCCGTCAACGAACTGGTCGCCCGTGTGCGCGCCCTTTCCGACCGCTGCAACCGCGCCCTGACGGATGCGGAATTTCGCAACCTGTGCCACCAAGTGCACACTCAGGCTCCTGACAATGCGAACACAGCACCCCACCGGGCACACTGA
- the nifH gene encoding nitrogenase iron protein, whose amino-acid sequence MRKVAIYGKGGIGKSTTTQNTVAGLAESLGRKVMVVGCDPKADSTRLLLGGLAQKTVLDTLREEGEDVELDDIRKKGFGDSWSVESGGPEPGVGCAGRGIITSINMLESLGAYEEREGLDYVFYDVLGDVVCGGFAMPIRDGKAEEIYIVCSGEMMAMYAANNICKGIMKYAESGGVRLGGLICNSRNVDNEKEMIEELAKKLGTQLIYFVPRDNDVQRAEINRRTVIEWNPACVQADHYRNLAKAIDGNKFFVVPTPLEIEELEKLLMDYGLMEA is encoded by the coding sequence ATGAGAAAAGTGGCCATTTACGGAAAAGGCGGCATCGGCAAGTCTACCACTACGCAGAATACGGTAGCTGGTCTGGCGGAATCTCTTGGCCGCAAAGTCATGGTTGTGGGATGTGACCCCAAGGCGGATTCGACCCGTCTGCTGCTGGGCGGTCTGGCTCAGAAGACCGTGCTCGATACCCTGCGCGAAGAGGGTGAGGACGTGGAACTGGACGATATCCGCAAGAAGGGGTTCGGCGATTCATGGTCGGTGGAATCCGGTGGTCCTGAGCCGGGCGTGGGCTGTGCAGGCCGTGGCATCATTACCTCCATCAACATGCTGGAATCGCTGGGTGCCTATGAAGAGCGCGAAGGGCTGGACTACGTGTTCTACGACGTTCTGGGCGACGTGGTGTGCGGCGGGTTTGCCATGCCCATCCGCGACGGCAAGGCCGAGGAAATTTACATTGTCTGCTCCGGCGAAATGATGGCCATGTACGCCGCCAACAACATCTGCAAGGGCATTATGAAGTACGCGGAATCCGGCGGCGTGCGCCTTGGCGGGCTTATCTGCAACTCCCGTAACGTGGATAACGAAAAGGAGATGATTGAGGAACTGGCCAAGAAGCTGGGAACGCAGCTCATCTACTTTGTGCCCCGCGACAACGACGTGCAGCGTGCTGAAATTAACCGCCGCACGGTCATTGAATGGAATCCCGCGTGCGTGCAGGCAGACCATTACCGCAATCTGGCCAAGGCCATCGACGGAAATAAGTTTTTCGTGGTGCCCACTCCGCTGGAGATTGAAGAACTGGAAAAGCTGCTCATGGACTACGGGTTGATGGAAGCCTAG
- a CDS encoding P-II family nitrogen regulator — protein sequence MIMVRAIVRPEKSDEVLAALMDAGFPAVTKLSVAGRGKQRGIKIGEVTYDEIPKTMLISVVQDRDKDFVVETIMKTARSGAKGAFGDGKIFITPVEDVYTISSGVREGQEAAA from the coding sequence ATGATCATGGTACGAGCCATTGTGCGCCCCGAAAAGTCCGATGAAGTTCTGGCTGCCCTTATGGACGCGGGGTTTCCCGCCGTCACCAAGCTTTCCGTGGCCGGACGCGGCAAGCAGCGCGGCATAAAGATAGGTGAAGTGACCTATGACGAAATTCCCAAGACCATGCTCATCAGCGTGGTGCAGGACCGCGATAAGGACTTTGTGGTGGAAACCATCATGAAGACTGCCCGGTCCGGTGCCAAGGGAGCGTTCGGCGACGGCAAGATATTCATCACTCCCGTTGAAGACGTGTACACCATAAGCTCCGGTGTGCGCGAAGGGCAGGAGGCTGCCGCATGA